A window of Phyllobacterium sp. T1293 contains these coding sequences:
- a CDS encoding cupin domain-containing protein gives MLRSIITGFAVATVVLGAPVMSATASENTAKVTLVYEHELPNVPGKSIKGILVEYGPGGSSEAHTHPTSAFIYATVLEGSIRSQVNDGPVKVYHAGENFSEMPGDRHGVSANGSKTKPAKLLAVFVVDTKEKGLTFPIKK, from the coding sequence ATGTTAAGATCAATCATCACAGGCTTTGCTGTTGCGACCGTGGTTTTGGGCGCGCCGGTTATGTCAGCCACTGCAAGTGAAAACACCGCCAAAGTCACGCTCGTCTATGAACATGAATTGCCGAACGTTCCCGGCAAGAGCATCAAGGGCATACTGGTCGAATACGGGCCTGGCGGCTCGTCCGAAGCCCACACACATCCGACCTCAGCTTTCATCTATGCCACGGTTCTGGAAGGCTCCATCCGCAGTCAGGTCAATGATGGTCCGGTGAAAGTCTACCATGCAGGCGAGAATTTTTCGGAAATGCCGGGTGATCGCCATGGTGTCAGCGCCAATGGCAGTAAGACAAAACCTGCGAAGCTTCTGGCGGTCTTCGTTGTCGATACGAAGGAAAAGGGCCTGACCTTCCCGATCAAGAAGTAA
- a CDS encoding mechanosensitive ion channel family protein, giving the protein MFNDHLPLPLILIDLFGVAGVVVWLLQGRGRPTARLVVQIVFFVVMTAILGFNGILPHRFTEKHLQGVAAFLAMSAQILWWTHLAWALIGFVRIYIVLERRPQEARLLQDLIVAAVYLGVFLSILAFVFDVPIGTLVATSGVVAIIFGLALQNTLGDVFSGIALTLGRPFVIGDWILLGDGTEGRVTENNWRSTNLLTSAHNVIILPNSVLAKVGLTNLSRPDEAYQMVLTVRISATDRPQVIETVMQAALQSCTQINKDPPPIVALKTIDAIAIEAELFFRVPSPANRTPAKNEVIDMVYRQCEASGLSLAMPPQSYLFQMPVAQHALPAAAASPRAV; this is encoded by the coding sequence ATGTTCAATGATCATCTTCCCTTGCCGCTTATCCTGATCGACCTTTTCGGTGTTGCGGGGGTCGTCGTTTGGCTTCTGCAGGGTCGCGGTCGCCCGACAGCGCGGCTTGTCGTCCAGATTGTTTTCTTCGTCGTCATGACTGCCATACTTGGCTTCAATGGGATTCTGCCGCATCGGTTCACGGAAAAACACCTGCAAGGCGTGGCGGCATTTCTGGCCATGTCTGCGCAGATTCTCTGGTGGACACACCTTGCCTGGGCGTTGATTGGATTTGTTCGTATTTACATTGTTTTGGAGCGAAGGCCACAGGAAGCCCGCCTGTTGCAGGATCTGATTGTCGCTGCGGTCTATCTCGGGGTGTTCCTATCCATTTTGGCTTTCGTCTTTGATGTGCCTATCGGTACGCTCGTCGCTACATCAGGTGTGGTTGCCATTATTTTTGGTCTTGCACTGCAGAACACGCTTGGTGATGTGTTTTCCGGCATTGCACTAACGCTGGGACGGCCCTTCGTCATCGGTGACTGGATTTTGCTGGGTGATGGCACGGAAGGACGTGTCACCGAAAACAACTGGCGCTCCACCAATCTTTTAACCAGCGCCCATAACGTCATCATTCTGCCAAACAGCGTGTTGGCCAAGGTCGGACTGACCAATCTCAGCCGCCCCGACGAGGCCTATCAGATGGTATTGACCGTGCGTATTTCGGCAACAGATAGGCCGCAAGTTATTGAAACCGTCATGCAAGCTGCCTTGCAAAGCTGCACACAAATCAACAAGGACCCGCCGCCAATCGTCGCCCTCAAAACAATCGATGCGATTGCAATCGAAGCGGAGCTGTTCTTTCGCGTGCCGAGCCCAGCCAATAGAACGCCTGCGAAAAATGAGGTGATTGATATGGTCTATCGCCAATGTGAGGCGAGCGGGCTTTCTCTGGCGATGCCGCCGCAGAGCTATCTCTTTCAGATGCCTGTTGCGCAGCATGCGTTGCCTGCCGCCGCCGCTTCACCCCGCGCGGTCTAA
- a CDS encoding RrF2 family transcriptional regulator — MILKSQVEWALHCCAILAGLPDGRYLSTKALAEFHGLPKEYLSKALQSLSQAGLVHTTLGPSGGYRLAKSPAELSFLDIVEAVEGKTRTFVCNNIRANNPCRPQGYCESSPCAVARIMWEADEAWRERLRSVTLAQLTETLSKEIPPTLWKSSFEWVLDRAG; from the coding sequence ATGATCCTAAAAAGCCAAGTCGAATGGGCGTTGCATTGTTGTGCCATCCTCGCAGGTCTGCCTGACGGCCGCTATCTGTCAACCAAAGCGCTCGCCGAGTTCCACGGGCTACCGAAAGAATATCTCTCAAAAGCGCTACAGAGCCTGTCGCAGGCAGGTCTCGTCCACACGACACTCGGTCCATCAGGCGGATACAGATTGGCGAAGTCTCCCGCTGAACTCAGCTTTCTCGACATTGTTGAGGCGGTGGAGGGCAAGACGCGAACCTTTGTCTGCAACAATATTCGCGCCAACAACCCGTGCCGCCCGCAAGGCTATTGCGAAAGCAGCCCATGCGCCGTCGCCCGCATCATGTGGGAGGCTGACGAAGCATGGCGCGAGCGGCTGCGCAGTGTCACGCTGGCTCAATTGACGGAAACCCTGTCTAAGGAAATCCCGCCCACACTCTGGAAGAGTAGCTTTGAATGGGTGTTAGACCGCGCGGGGTGA
- a CDS encoding cupin domain-containing protein, which translates to MTSTGRPPFIAHWSEIERPDEDHYKGDDELLAVDASFGQQFGLGRIGIHHQRLLPGRRTSFPHAESAEEEFVYVIHGTPDVWIDGVLHRLEPGDGVGFPAGTGICHSFLNNTEEEVRLLVVGETPKPENLIYYPRNPERKPLRSDWWENPPERMMGDHDGLTDKRRVLKAAKQTKSD; encoded by the coding sequence ATGACATCAACAGGGCGCCCGCCCTTCATCGCGCACTGGTCTGAAATCGAGAGGCCGGATGAAGATCACTACAAGGGCGACGATGAACTGCTCGCCGTGGATGCATCATTCGGACAGCAGTTCGGGCTTGGCAGAATTGGTATTCATCATCAGCGATTGCTGCCCGGACGGCGCACATCATTCCCGCATGCAGAAAGCGCAGAAGAAGAGTTTGTCTATGTGATCCACGGTACGCCTGACGTGTGGATTGATGGGGTACTGCATCGGTTAGAGCCCGGCGATGGTGTCGGCTTTCCAGCGGGAACGGGGATTTGCCACAGCTTTCTCAATAATACCGAGGAAGAGGTGCGTTTGCTGGTTGTAGGTGAAACACCAAAGCCGGAAAATCTCATCTACTATCCGCGTAATCCGGAACGAAAGCCGCTTCGTTCCGACTGGTGGGAGAATCCGCCAGAACGGATGATGGGTGATCATGACGGACTGACGGACAAGCGGCGGGTCTTGAAAGCTGCAAAGCAAACCAAATCGGATTAG
- a CDS encoding aminoglycoside phosphotransferase family protein → MSEEKPQDRAPVIDVTLVRELIATQFPQWAALPVKPVEHGGWDNRTFHLGEGMTVRLPSSRDYAEQVQKEQFWLPKLAAHLPLPIPAPVAMGIPDENYPWHWSVYKWLEGEVAKPERIGDLTQFALDLAAFLAALQRADATHGPAPGAHNFYRGGPLTIYDGQTRQAIVALRGKIDTDTATAVWDAALDATWHGSPVWLHGDISFGNLLVRNGALSAVIDFGTSGVGDPSCDLAIAWTLFYGESRGAFRAALPLDEATWARGRGWTLWKASIVYAGLAGTNPLEAENSRKVLEEVLADYKLSTKNP, encoded by the coding sequence ATGTCGGAAGAGAAGCCGCAGGACCGCGCGCCGGTGATCGACGTTACGCTGGTGAGAGAGCTGATTGCTACGCAGTTTCCGCAATGGGCTGCTCTTCCGGTTAAACCTGTCGAGCATGGCGGATGGGACAACCGCACGTTTCATCTTGGCGAAGGAATGACGGTGCGGCTGCCGAGCAGCAGGGATTATGCGGAACAGGTCCAGAAGGAACAGTTCTGGCTGCCAAAGCTGGCGGCGCATTTGCCACTGCCGATCCCGGCGCCCGTCGCGATGGGAATCCCTGACGAGAATTATCCATGGCACTGGTCCGTATATAAATGGCTTGAAGGGGAGGTTGCCAAACCGGAACGTATTGGCGATCTCACACAGTTTGCTCTCGATCTGGCGGCGTTTCTAGCCGCCTTGCAAAGAGCTGATGCAACGCATGGTCCAGCACCCGGCGCGCACAATTTTTATCGTGGTGGGCCTTTGACCATTTATGACGGGCAGACCCGGCAAGCTATTGTGGCCTTGCGGGGCAAGATCGACACCGATACGGCCACAGCAGTCTGGGACGCTGCGCTTGACGCAACATGGCATGGTTCGCCCGTATGGCTCCATGGCGATATCAGCTTTGGTAATCTTCTGGTGCGGAATGGCGCGCTGAGTGCAGTCATCGATTTCGGCACATCAGGTGTGGGTGATCCGTCCTGCGATCTGGCTATCGCCTGGACGCTCTTTTACGGCGAAAGCCGAGGGGCATTTCGCGCTGCTTTGCCACTTGATGAGGCAACATGGGCGCGGGGGCGTGGCTGGACATTGTGGAAGGCATCGATTGTCTATGCCGGACTTGCTGGTACCAATCCGCTCGAAGCAGAGAATTCCCGCAAGGTTCTCGAAGAAGTACTTGCTGATTATAAGCTTTCGACAAAAAATCCGTAA